The following nucleotide sequence is from Salvia miltiorrhiza cultivar Shanhuang (shh) chromosome 7, IMPLAD_Smil_shh, whole genome shotgun sequence.
ATTCTTTTGAAAACATTCAAATGGTGAAAATCATTTGTGTAGTGAGGTTAAAAGTTTAATCCTTACCATTCCTTTTTACctgtttaaataaattatacacatatataaaattttgaagaatgCCGGATTTTGAAGAATAGCTATTATATTGTTTCTGAAAAAATTGGGACTATTTCGATGtctccaattttattttattcttgaaagaaatgataaaaaaaaaagtgggaaATAGGATGTTTTATCcgtattcttattttatttaattttggagGTGAGTAACAGAAGAAAAACATGGTGTGTGTATATAATTTTCCTTAACTGATTTCTTCCATTGCCATAATGATTTTAAGGAAGATCATAACTCACATACTTTACTACCACAATATAGCCTTGAACATAATTTTATGCACATGAATAATGAATGACAAGAATTTGGATGCAACATGTTGCACCGTGCAATATAGTTAATCTGCGACTAACTTGACATAGAGCTCCGACTCGAACCTTTTATATCTTTATATTGCATGGTGCAATATGTTGCAATCAAGACCACTTCataatgaaatattgtttgttggtacaaaaaagaaaatcccCCAAAATAGTAAAACAGACATATTGTTCAATTCGAaggttttatatatatatataactttctATAGAAAATGTTAAAAATATGTTTCAAAAAAGTAGAAAATGTTAAAAATAATGCtttagaaaatagaaaatgttaaaaatataatatagagaGGAACTCCAATGAAGGGTACGTTAGTTCAAAGTTTAACCGCATAAAAGTGGCTAAAAGCTTtttagaaagagagaaaaagtaATTGGGCTTGGGATGAATAGAAAGCCCAGTAGGCTGGCCCGCTCACCCATTTTTCCCACCTAACAACCCGAGCTTCACGATGCCTAGTAATTACTCCCACGATTTGGTAATGAATGGTTGGATAtccaaataaattgaaaattaattacatTTTAATTAGAAAATGTAGTCGAATGTACAATCTGTGTCtctctatgtttttttttttttttttgggggggggggagggagcAACAATATGCGTCTCTAAACTTAATTAGTTTTTTAAGGCTAAGGTGACATAGATGGTGTTTGACTAAAAATAAACTTATAAGCTTTAATAacttataaaatgtttcaagaaCTTAGATATATTATCttaaaagtttataaaatatCAAAGTATTTAGATAATTAAACTTATCAGCTAAAAGAGAGAACTTtttattaaagggaaaaaatatttatagagagaagatgaacttgaaatgatatataataaaataataaattaaagttaaataatatttgtaaaatgattgttgcatataagattatgaaaaaataagttaagaTAAATACTCTGTTACTTTGTAAGTGGTTAATATCGACACTCACATCCAAGCAACACATAGTTCACGTCCAAGATAAACTAGATCCTCATAGGTAGGTATTTTATTAACGAATTGAATAATATATGTTGTTCATCGTTGTATGCTTATTTATTGTGAGTTGCTAATTGAGTTTGAAGTGACAACTCAAGCTCCTAGTGAATGGATAGCTTTTATATTGTGCACACCACCGACTAGGGATgacaacgggccggatctggacctgATCTCATCAATACCAGATTCAGATCTGTTTCATTGTACCATATCCAAATCTGCGGATATGTAAATTTAGGATTCAGATCCATATCCGTCAAATCCGCGGGTCTTGGATCTactgtttttaaattaaattcaaaaaaactcacaaaatcaacaatatttaattttcttcataaaaaatattgcacaaaacaatgtattttaatttgtaattctaatttgtgtattattttaaatttttaatatatttaatattattaataaaataaatataaaaataaataatatatattaaataaaacgaatccacgggtcggatcctTTCTTCAATTGAGATTTGAGTgagtatttaatttttgaaatttttttctATCCTAAAAAGTTTTCAAATGCAAAAGATATTCAAATTTCTCATTATTGTGAGAATTTCCAATTTTTTCCACAGCTCAATTAAATTTTTACCTCTCTCGAACATCTTATTTCACAAAATATCtctcttaatttatttcaagATGTTCAACACcaaagaaaaatcagaaaactataaaaaatataacttgATGTTTGAAAGAAGTTGTAGTTCTTATTTCTTCTTGAATATGTGTTAGCGAATATAGCaaatactaaaaattcaaaaataatttatattttgtctatttttaaaaaaaattgtaaatacatttaaaattattatggatagtataataataaaaataaaataaaatataaaatatttaagttatCTGAATGTCACTAAtgagaataaaaataacatGAAAGTTGAATTATGTataagaaaaagagagaaataaatattttaattgaggATTGGGTCGAGGAAGTCAATTGTCTCGGTAGTGTTAtgaatactcccttcgttctaTAAAAATAGTTTTAGGAGGGAGTGgcataagttttaataaaagtgatTAAATAGAAATGATCCCATAATAAAGGTAGTGTTAAtagtgataattaattatattgtgaatgAAGATATGATCCCTTTGCGTGGTAAAATAACTTTATGCggtaaaataaatatttaagttGATATccgagattaattaattatgaaacagtgtctataaataaaataaagtaagattatttttttatggaAATCCATAAAGGCAAATTAAGACTAttaaaatgactattttcaCAATTGTCCCTGTtccctgcaaaaaaaaaaaaaaaaaaaaaaacaaaacaaaataaaacaagtgTCCCTGTTTTTCCAATCCCAAAACCCCGACTGCATCAGCCAGACATAAACAGCGACGACGACGAAGACGATCGCTGATTATTTGTAATTGAAGAGAGACAAAGTTTAGCAGAGATGAAGCGGCGAGCTATTTATATCTCAAGAACTACGGCGGCGATGCTGGTGCttctggcggcggcggcggttgcTGGTGTGGAGCGCGAAAATAAGACGACGTCGCTAGGGGCACTTTGGTCCAGCGCGAAAGAGGACGGAGATGATTTTGGCGGCCCTACTACTACTGTCCAGGAGGAGGAGGAACGCCATTTGGATGGCGGATTCTCTACCCTTGAGGGAATGTTACAGTGGTCTATTGGTAtatatcctctctctctctctctctcttgaatgATTTGACTGTAGTTGATTTAGCAGTATAGAATGATGATGTGATGTGGTATCTTTTCAATGGAGGCAGGCCATTCAGATCCAAAGAAGTTGAAGGAAGCTGCATTAGACGTCGAGCGGCTTTCTTCTCAAGATTTAATGCAACGCCAGGTGGAAATAAAGGTAAGGTTTGTAGTTCGTCCTCACAAAAATTCTGCATCAGTTTATTTCTTGTCATTGAATTATTAAGCTGTGCTGCATTTGGTACTGCTAGCTAGTAGCTACTCTCGAGAGGTTTTTCACCAGCTATTCTGCAGTAAATTCTTCTGAAAATTGCTTCTTTCCGATTCTAGTTTCACATTTGCAATTATCTTTTACAGCATAATATTGATATCTTGTGTTTATTGAAGGTAAATCTTCTTTATCTCATTGAGATTGGCGTCCACTTTTTGTCCAATTTACATTACTGATTTCCTTGTCCTGAGATATAGTTAACCTAATTGTTCCAGTGCTGCTTGACTCTGCCCCCTATCAAAGCATAACATGTGATTTTACACATAGCCAGTGACAGTGTCCAGTCAACCAAAATTATTATACTTGATGCTGTGTCATTTCTTCCGGTTGGAGTATATTGGTAATACCATCCTATGTTCTGTTTTAAACTCAAAGATTTAATCCTGTTGCTTATGGCATGCTTGCATAGGAATTGATGGAGAAATTAAAGACGCCATCAGATGCAGAGTTGATGAAAATTGCAATAAATGATTTAAACAACTTGTCTCTATCATTGGAGGACCGCCACCGTGCGCTTCAAGAACTCCTGATACTTGTTGAGCCAATAGACAATGCAAATGGTATGTGTAGTTTACTGCCTTCACAAAAGAgtatatattcaaaagaatattttTGATTTAAGTGGCCGTTATTGCAGAAAATACTGGGTTAAGTGAGTTCTTCGTTAAATTTTCCTTTTAAATTTTCTGTATTTGGTATGTATAgtgaataaatgaaaatttaacAAAGCCTAAAGGGCTGAAATAGCAGTGTGGTCGCCAATACTCATTTTATTAATGTGTTGAACAACTAATGAAGCATCAAGAGAACTAGGGAAACATACATGATACAACTGAACTGGAGCAGTGGTGTAAGGATAATAGTTTGATTGCAATCTGAGGTATAAGATAGATATATAATGTCTCAATAACTTTGGTTGCAACACATGATATACAATAAATTAATGCTAAAATTCAAATtccaaagagaaaaaagaaaatgctaAGTATAGGATTTTCTTTggaaatatatacataaaaatgTGTGTAATTACAAAGCCCCTCCTAGACCTCCAAGGCCTGGGCTGGGTCCTTTATAACACTAAGTGCTTGTCTGTATGTAACAAATACTAGTGACCACTTTGTTGGTGTCTTGGCAAGTGAGTAAAAACCTAGTTATTGAAATTAGCTAGACTGTAGATGGAcattaattaacaaattaaaaatgcaACTTTCATCTCTGTCTCTGTAGGTGTGCGTGGGATAGGGACTTGAATCTTGATGCATTCTAACTTTATTAGAATTCTTTCAAGAAgctatgagaattgagaaactgaacaccaaaaaagaaataaaagaataaaataaacaagaataagaaagaaagagaacatTGAATGGTACTTGGTAGTAGAATAGTTTCATATGGCTAGTCACAATATTATCTTGGTTCAGGTTGAGTTTATTTATCATCTGCACTTTTTAAGGTCAATTGCGCAGTAAGATGATCGGTGGAGTTTAATtgaaaaactaaaatcaaaGAATTGAGGCACAAACTGTGATCATCAGTTTAGTTTCGCTGAGAAACTGGAAATCAAATCACTGATGCACAGACTGTTTTAATTGCAAGATATGCTCAGTGCTGGCAACTGTATCCTTATCCTATTTGACTTTATATATGGGAGTTGAAGATGTGAGTTTTTAGATCCTTTCATATATCCACTGATTAAAGATCATTCATGGCATTCTAGTTTAATAAGATCATTggatagaaataaaataaaacaccTGAACGTGATCTGGCCCAGTGTTCATTTTCACTTAGCTGTTCTACTTTTCTTTTCAAAGTGAAAGTGAAAAGAAACATAATTAATTCGTTCACAAGCTTAAGGCACGTTAAAACATGTGTTTTATTGCCAGATTTGCACAAATTAGGGGGACTCACAGCAGTCATAAAGAACCTCAACAATTCAAACCCAGAAATAAGAACTATTTCTGCATGGATTCTTGGGAAAGCCAGCCAAAATAATCCCTTTGTTCAGAACCAGGTTTGTCATTTGCTTTTCCCATTCAATGTCACCTCTTTATCTTTCCTCCAGAACCTTGGTCATACTTCTTTTTGGAAGGACTCACATGACCTGTAGAATGCATGCTGAAATTTGCAAATATGAAATATCAGATCTTGGAGCTTGGAGCACTGGCAAAGTTAATGGAGATGGCCCACTCAGAATTCATTGAAGAGGCCATAAAAGCATTATATGCTATTTCAGCCTTGATCAGAAATAATTTTCAGGGGCAACAGTTATTTTACAAGGAAGCTGGAGATTTGATGCTTCAGGTGAAAAGACTGATATAATATAACACGTTGGAGCAGTGACACACATCTTACTGCCTCTCTAATATGCATTTATTACTTTATTACTATCTTGCAGAAAATACTGAGCAACTCTAGCATTGATATCAGATTACAGCGAAAGTCAGTTTTTCTCTTGGCTGATCTCGTTGACTGTCAATTGCAAAGCAGAAGTGATGTGCAACTGCCTTTTTCCAGTAATCATATTTTGTTAAAATCTGTGGTCGATCTAACGGCATCAGCAGACCTTGATCTTCAGGAAAAGGTATTTGCGTAATTGCTTGTCCTTATACCCGAAACG
It contains:
- the LOC130993187 gene encoding hsp70 nucleotide exchange factor FES1-like; the encoded protein is MKRRAIYISRTTAAMLVLLAAAAVAGVERENKTTSLGALWSSAKEDGDDFGGPTTTVQEEEERHLDGGFSTLEGMLQWSIGHSDPKKLKEAALDVERLSSQDLMQRQVEIKELMEKLKTPSDAELMKIAINDLNNLSLSLEDRHRALQELLILVEPIDNANDLHKLGGLTAVIKNLNNSNPEIRTISAWILGKASQNNPFVQNQILELGALAKLMEMAHSEFIEEAIKALYAISALIRNNFQGQQLFYKEAGDLMLQKILSNSSIDIRLQRKSVFLLADLVDCQLQSRSDVQLPFSSNHILLKSVVDLTASADLDLQEKALYAVKSLLMLRSTDALVFKDICELDLALERMKQQLQQLILDDKLKEYALDIENLRKEVEIIFLGKLEKAKPASTQQMGLLMLQ